The following proteins are co-located in the Chryseobacterium daecheongense genome:
- a CDS encoding AIM24 family protein — MSKYSLESFIKETKENPEERDYFELEKPQLLEINLTNQSVWTKRGSMVGYIGNINFERQGMLAGGIGNLLKKAISGEGTRLMKAEGTGKLYVADSGKKVRILYLNNEALCVNGNDVLAHEQSIKSDITMLKSIAGMLSGGLFQVKLSGTGHVAITTHGEPLTLMVTPENPVFTDPNATVAWSGNLTPELKTNVSFKSLMGRGSGEEFQMKFSGNGWVLIQPYEEVYAIEK; from the coding sequence ATGAGCAAATATTCGTTAGAATCATTCATTAAAGAAACCAAAGAAAATCCTGAAGAGCGGGACTATTTTGAACTTGAAAAACCTCAGCTTTTAGAGATAAACCTTACCAATCAATCGGTTTGGACTAAAAGGGGAAGTATGGTGGGCTACATCGGAAATATAAATTTTGAAAGGCAAGGTATGCTTGCAGGAGGTATCGGAAATCTTCTGAAAAAAGCAATCAGTGGTGAAGGTACGAGATTAATGAAGGCAGAAGGCACAGGAAAACTGTATGTAGCTGATTCAGGAAAAAAAGTACGTATCCTTTACCTGAATAATGAAGCATTGTGTGTGAATGGCAACGATGTCCTGGCCCATGAACAAAGTATAAAAAGTGATATTACCATGCTTAAAAGTATTGCAGGAATGCTGTCGGGTGGATTATTTCAGGTAAAACTTTCCGGAACGGGACATGTGGCTATTACAACCCACGGAGAACCTTTAACGCTTATGGTAACTCCTGAAAACCCTGTTTTCACAGATCCTAATGCCACAGTTGCATGGTCCGGGAATTTAACTCCTGAACTTAAAACGAATGTTTCTTTTAAAAGCCTGATGGGTAGAGGAAGTGGTGAAGAATTTCAGATGAAGTTTTCAGGAAACGGATGGGTTCTTATCCAGCCCTATGAAGAAGTATATGCGATCGAAAAATAA